From Aspergillus fumigatus Af293 chromosome 3, whole genome shotgun sequence, a single genomic window includes:
- a CDS encoding threonine/serine exporter family protein encodes MAGGYFDLPISSSRRSSLADEFHNASRPAPPPRTSPLVTPNEGSSQEKPLGFINTPGRHRNAGILKSANRVKFTVSEAGLLEAPAAGSTSETRFDSRGSSLPQRPLRAASIPVAERAPQSISSVYPGSNAPAGVTGLADHSQAASSEISRDYEISGEKGRAFQFAQERAQRLASLLGRTSKSPRPSPRSSVPSSVASTPTEVVPPSEDGSDIPMINLSEKHFDDDFPDEDEDGLVDGRTLTRTSEAHQLVRQMTRKDFTFLTRIRAPSPGLRSGQVTPIEERDPDAYVERPTHYRGGILSSLLKLYDQSSGSSHYSRGRYGHSRQSSLGEVSSRGLSPDPGWKQPQRQRKWYEKSPSQSSTSLSGSTDKNSSSSPIAMLKRSRSSGPIPGSGGKRWTKPRLEDEIRITVHIAELLSRQRYLIRLCRALMKYGAPTHRLEEYMTMTARVLEIDGQFLYIPGCMIISFDDASTHTTEVKVVRSAQGVDLGKLSDVHIVYKEVIHDVIGVEEAIQRLEEIMKKKNKYSVWMLILVHGFASASVGPFAFNARPIDLPIAFLLGCLLGILQLVLSPRSNLYSNVFEISAAVMTSFLARAFGSIRYEGERLFCFSALAQSSIALILPGYLVLCASLELQSRSIVAGSVRMVYAIIYSMFLGFGITIGTAVYGLLDSNASTEYTCPPSPIRDEYLQHFPFVILFTLCLALVNQAKWRQIPVMLFIAFAGYVTNYFGAKRFASSTQVSSALGAFVVGVLGNLYSRLRHGLAAAAMLPAIFVLVPSGLAASGSLISGIASAQSITTTSSPYGVISNGTQGFVDAARNMTHIDDQFHGVVFDIGYGMVQVAIGFTVGLFLAALVVYPLGKKRSGLFSF; translated from the coding sequence ATGGCCGGCGGTTATTTCGATCTACCAATATCCTCGTCCCGGCGTTCGAGCCTTGCTGATGAATTCCATAATGCGAGCAGACCTGCCCCACCGCCGCGTACTTCTCCTCTTGTGACTCCCAATGAAGGCTCATCTCAGGAAAAGCCGCTGGGCTTTATCAATACCCCCGGCAGGCACCGGAATGCAGGTATTCTGAAAAGTGCGAATCGCGTTAAGTTCACCGTCAGTGAGGCTGGCCTGCTCGAGGCTCCAGCAGCGGGATCGACGTCAGAGACCCGTTTTGACAGTAGGGGTTCCTCACTTCCTCAGCGACCATTGCGTGCTGCCAGCATTCCAGTTGCAGAGAGAGCCCCCCAATCAATTTCTTCGGTGTATCCTGGTTCCAACGCCCCCGCAGGTGTCACGGGCCTTGCTGACCACTCGCAAGCGGCCTCGTCGGAGATCTCAAGGGACTATGAGATCAGCggagagaaagggagagCCTTCCAGTTTGCTCAGGAGCGAGCCCAGCGACTGGCGTCCCTTCTGGGACGTACTTCCAAATCCCCTCGACCAAGCCCACGATCGAGCGTGCCGTCATCAGTCGCTTCGACCCCCACAGAGGTGGTGCCGCCTTCAGAGGATGGTAGTGACATTCCCATGATCAATCTTTCCGAGAAACATTTCGACGACGACTTTcccgacgaggatgaagacggcCTTGTTGATGGACGCACATTGACCCGAACGTCAGAGGCCCATCAGCTCGTGCGACAAATGACTCGTAAAGACTTTACCTTTCTGACCCGGATCCGCGCACCGTCCCCGGGACTCCGCTCTGGGCAGGTCACCCCAATCGAAGAGAGAGATCCGGACGCCTATGTCGAGCGGCCGACCCATTATCGCGGGGGCATCCTCTCATCCCTCCTCAAGCTATACGACCAGTCTTCCGGCAGCAGCCACTATTCCCGCGGCCGGTATGGCCACTCCCGTCAGAGCAGTCTGGGAGAGGTCAGTAGCCGGGGCCTCTCGCCGGACCCCGGTTGGAAACAACCCCAGCGACAACGGAAGTGGTACGAAAAATCCCCGAGCCAATCTAGCACCTCCCTCTCCGGCTCGACGGACAAGAACTCGTCCAGCTCGCCCATTGCGATGCTCAAGCGCTCGCGGAGCAGTGGTCCCATCCCTGGTTCGGGCGGCAAACGCTGGACCAAACCCCggctggaggatgagatcCGCATTACTGTCCATATCGCCGAGCTGCTCTCGCGCCAGCGATATCTCATCCGACTGTGTCGGGCACTGATGAAGTACGGTGCTCCGACCCATCGTCTTGAGGAATACATGACCATGACTGCTCGAGTCCTGGAGATCGATGGCCAGTTTCTGTACATACCCGGATGTATGATAATCTCCTTCGATGACGCGTCCACGCACACCACCGAAGTCAAGGTGGTCCGATCAGCCCAAGGAGTCGACCTGGGCAAGCTCTCCGATGTACATATTGTCTATAAGGAGGTCATTCATGATGTGATTGGCGTGGAGGAAGCCATCCAgcggctggaggagatcatgaagaagaagaacaagtaTTCCGTGTGGATGCTCATCCTGGTCCACGGGTTTGCCTCGGCGTCCGTGGGGCCTTTTGCCTTTAATGCCCGGCCGATCGACCTGCCGATCGCCTTTTTGCTCGGATGCCTATTGGGCATCCTGCAACTGGTCCTCTCCCCACGCTCGAACCTCTACTCGAATGTGTTTGAGATCTCGGCGGCGGTGATGACCTCCTTCCTGGCCAGGGCTTTTGGCAGCATCCGGTACGAAGGCGAACGGTTGTTCTGCTTTTCAGCCTTGGCGCAGTCGTCGATCGCGCTGATTCTGCCCGGGTACCTGGTGCTGTGCGCCAGTCTGGAACTGCAGTCGCGCAGCATTGTCGCCGGCTCCGTGCGCATGGTTTACGCCATTATCTACTCAATGTTCCTTGGATTCGGCATCACAATCGGAACCGCAGTGTACGGCCTGTTGGACTCGAACGCCTCGACCGAGTACACATGCCCCCCGAGCCCAATCCGCGACGAGTACCTGCAGCACTTCCCCTTCGTCATCCTTTTCACTCTCTGCCTCGCGCTCGTTAATCAGGCCAAATGGCGCCAGATCCCTGTCatgctcttcatcgccttCGCCGGCTACGTCACCAACTACTTCGGCGCTAAGCGCTTCGCCTCCAGCACGCAGGTCTCCTCCGCCCTCGGCGCCTTCGTCGTTGGCGTCCTGGGCAACCTCTACAGCCGCCTCCGTCACGGCCTCGCAGCCGCAGCCATGCTCCCCGCCATCTTCGTTCTCGTCCCCTCCGGACTCGCTGCCAGCGGCTCCCTAATATCAGGCATCGCCTCCGCTCAGTCTATCACAACTACCAGCTCGCCCTACGGCGTCATCTCTAACGGCACGCAGGGGTTCGTCGACGCAGCCCGCAACATGACCCACATCGACGACCAATTCCATGGCGTCGTCTTCGACATCGGCTACGGCATGGTCCAGGTCGCCATCGGCTTTACGGTgggcctcttcctcgctgcGCTGGTCGTGTACCCGCTCGGCAAGAAACGAAGCGGCCTGTTCAGTTTCTAG